From Polaribacter haliotis:
TTCTCTATTGCATGTACATCTTGCACTCCAAAAATATCGCAAGTTCTAACTACTGCACTTGCATTATGTGCTTGATAAATATCTTCTAAAACAACTGTAAAATGTCTTGTTCTATCCTCTAAAATTCTTTTGAAGAGCGATTTTCTTTTATCTGTTAAAAAACCTTCGAAATAGGTTAATAATTTTTCATCCATCATAAAAACAAACTTAAAACTATTATTTTTACTCTTAATACATTTTACAAAACATTTTAATTGATGAAAAAAATAGTTGTTTTAACTGGTGCAGGAATTTCTGCAGAAAGTGGCATTAATACTTTTAGAGATGCTGATGGTTTGTGGGAAGGACATGATGTTATGGAAGTTGCAACTCCAGAAGGTTTTGCCAAAAATCCTGAATTGGTTTTAGAATTTTACAACCAGCGTAGAAAACAATTATTGGAAGTTTCTCCAAATAGAGCACATTCTAACTTGGTTGAATTAGAAAACAATTTTCATGTTGAAATAATTACACAAAATGTAGATGATTTACACGAAAGAGCTGGAAGTAAAAATGTTACGCATTTGCATGGGGAATTATTAAAAGTAAGAAGTTCTATAAATGAAAATGCTATTTTAGAATGGAAAAAGGATTTAGTTTTGGGTGATTTATGTGGAAATAAAAGTCAATTAAGACCACATATTGTTTGGTTTGGAGAAATGGTACCCATGTTAGATAAAGCTGTAGAAATTACCCAAACTGCAGATATTTTAATAATTATTGGTACTTCTATGCAAGTGTATCCTGCAGCAAGTTTAGTGAACTATGTAAAACCCTATACTCCAATTTATTTTATAGATCCTAAACCTTCTGTTTCTAAAAACGCTTTTAATAATCTAACTATTATTAAAGATGTTGCTAGTTCTGGAACAGATGAATTGTTGAAAATTTTAATTACAAAGTAACTAAATAATAACAGCCATTTAAATTTGATTAAAAGCCAGTAAACAGGTTTAGCCCTGATTGAAACGACATCCTTTTTGTTTTTTAACAAAAAGATATAGTGGAAAGCAGGAAATAGCTACTAAAAATAATTAATGATAATAATAACAGATTGCTTCGTACCTAGCAATGACGTTACGAAATCAACTGATTAATATACTCGAAAATTTCTCCTTGAGAGATAGAGCTTCCTTTTTCTATTAAATCGAAAATCTCTGAATTTCTCTCGTTATTATAAGGTTTTGATCCTTTAAATATCTCCACAGAATTATCCATAGGGTTTTGCATTAACCACTCAAATCCCTTTTGTTCTAATAAATTGATATCCCAATTTATTTTGATAGCAATTCTATGAATTTCTTCGTCTTCGCATTTAAAAAGATTCGCAGAAGTTTCTGAGAAATGTTCTACATATTTTACTTTGGTTAAAACGTCGTCCCAAACAACATCAGAAAAAACATTCATTTCTTCTTCTGCAACTTCTGGCTTTTCTGCCTTAATCTGGTTCCATTCTTTTACATCGATACTTTGTGATGCTAAAAAACGTGCAAATTCTTCGTGTAAATTTTCGAATTGTTCTTTGGTGAGTTGTCTGTATTTCATTTGAAGGTTGAAGTTGGAAGTTTGTAGTTGGAAGTTTGTAGTTGGAAGTTTGTAGTTGGAAGTAAAAAAAAGCTCGTTATTTCTAACGAGCTTTTTATAAAATAAATTTAAAGTAAATTATTCAGAAACAACTTCAAAAGTAATGTCTGCTACAACTGCTCTGTGTAATCTTACAGAAGCTTCGTATTTACCTAATCTTTTAACAGAACCACCAACAACTTTAATAAATTTCTTGTCAATTTCTGTTCCTGCTTTTTCTATTGCTGCTGCTAAATCTATATTGTTTACAGAACCAAATAATTTGTCTCCTGAACCAGTTTTAGATGCAATTTTAATTTCGTATCCTTTAATTTCTTCTGCTATTTTATTAGCATCTTCAATTATTTTTGCTTCTTTATAAGCTCTTTGTTTTAAATTCTCTGCTAAAACTTTTTTTGCAGATGAAGTAGCTAAAACAGCTTGCCCTGTTGGGATTAAAAAGTTTCTACCATATCCGTTTTTAACGTCTACAACATCGTCTTTAAATCCTAAGTTTTCTACGTCTTGTCTTAATATCAATTCCATGTCTTACGTCTTTATTATTTTAGTAAATCTCCAACATAAGGCATTAACGCTAAATGACGACATCTTTTGATTGCCTGCGCTACTTTACGTTGATATTTTAATGATGTTCCTGTTAAACGTCTTGGTAAAATTTTACCTTGTTCGTTTACTAAATACATTAAGAAATCTGCATCTTTATAATCGATATACTTGATACCTTTTTTCTTAAATCTACAGTATTTTGCTTCTTTTTTAGTGTCTATATCTAAAGGCGTTAAATATCTAACGTCAGCAGATTTACCACCTTTTGCTTGTTGTTCTATTGTAGCCATTTCTTATTTTTTTGTAGATTTAACACGTTCTCTTCTTTTTTCTGCCCAAGCTTCTGCATGTTTGTCTAGTCTTACAGTTAAATAACGCATAACGCTATCGTCTCTTCTAAACTCTAATTCAAACGCAGTAATTTCTTCTCCAGAAATTTTAAAGTCAATTAAGTGATAAAAACCACTTTTTTTCTTTTGAATTGGATAAGCTAATTTCTTTAAGCCCCAATCTTCTTTTGCGATTATTTCAGCTCCTTTAGAAACTAAATAATCTTCGAACTTTTGTACTGTCTCCTTTATCTGAGTATCAGATAAAACGGGATTCAAAATGAAAACAGTTTCGTAATGATTCATAAATTAATTATTTAATGTTTATTTTTAAGGGTGCAAATATAGTAACTTTTTTGATATTTAAACCATCTTATTTACAATATTTTAAAAGCTTTTTCTAAAGTAAAACCAGTCTTACTAAAAATCAAAATAGACTTTAATAACACTGGTTAATTTTATTAAAAATTAAAACTCTTAATTTAAATCTAAACGAATTCCTAAAGAGATATTTCTTGTTTCTGTATCTTTAAACAAAGGATTTAAATCGTATTTTACATAAAAACTAGTAGATCTATAGCCTAAATAAGCACTTAAACCATAATTAACGGTGTTCATATTAAAATTGTCATATTCTACTTGTCTTGTTTCTACGCCATTGGCATCATTAAACTCTAAATATTGTCTTGTTCCTAATTTAAAACCAACAAACCCTCCAACTCCTAATCTTATAGATCTGTTTGTATTATCGTAAACAGAACCATTTTTATAAGTTCTATTTTTTGATAAATCCCACTCAATGTGTATTGGAAAATTTACTTGAACATGACGCAATCTACTTTCCTTTAAGTTTTCTGAAAAAGTTTGAATCTCTGTCAT
This genomic window contains:
- a CDS encoding SIR2 family NAD-dependent protein deacylase, with the protein product MKKIVVLTGAGISAESGINTFRDADGLWEGHDVMEVATPEGFAKNPELVLEFYNQRRKQLLEVSPNRAHSNLVELENNFHVEIITQNVDDLHERAGSKNVTHLHGELLKVRSSINENAILEWKKDLVLGDLCGNKSQLRPHIVWFGEMVPMLDKAVEITQTADILIIIGTSMQVYPAASLVNYVKPYTPIYFIDPKPSVSKNAFNNLTIIKDVASSGTDELLKILITK
- a CDS encoding DUF6495 family protein, with the protein product MKYRQLTKEQFENLHEEFARFLASQSIDVKEWNQIKAEKPEVAEEEMNVFSDVVWDDVLTKVKYVEHFSETSANLFKCEDEEIHRIAIKINWDINLLEQKGFEWLMQNPMDNSVEIFKGSKPYNNERNSEIFDLIEKGSSISQGEIFEYINQLIS
- the rplI gene encoding 50S ribosomal protein L9 translates to MELILRQDVENLGFKDDVVDVKNGYGRNFLIPTGQAVLATSSAKKVLAENLKQRAYKEAKIIEDANKIAEEIKGYEIKIASKTGSGDKLFGSVNNIDLAAAIEKAGTEIDKKFIKVVGGSVKRLGKYEASVRLHRAVVADITFEVVSE
- the rpsR gene encoding 30S ribosomal protein S18 is translated as MATIEQQAKGGKSADVRYLTPLDIDTKKEAKYCRFKKKGIKYIDYKDADFLMYLVNEQGKILPRRLTGTSLKYQRKVAQAIKRCRHLALMPYVGDLLK
- the rpsF gene encoding 30S ribosomal protein S6: MNHYETVFILNPVLSDTQIKETVQKFEDYLVSKGAEIIAKEDWGLKKLAYPIQKKKSGFYHLIDFKISGEEITAFELEFRRDDSVMRYLTVRLDKHAEAWAEKRRERVKSTKK